From the Cryptomeria japonica chromosome 2, Sugi_1.0, whole genome shotgun sequence genome, one window contains:
- the LOC131051039 gene encoding F-box protein SKIP31 isoform X2, whose product MVEFEEILSSEEEEGEKGREDSVSCCGDDADDEDDMLAQFLESEVLAVDSDQEDMISMPSKRHRVEENIENSPGMTLQKCFHSASDGKQMHSESGIITKLRPTLQSRVEGCGNSQGPRTQANIESGVFSKIPTELFQKILKFLSSEDLVTCALVCRFLNSASSDESLWRRLYCMRWGLPSPAKLQGKPRARAWKRLYIERDEEDMIEFVRNTPVEFREYYIQMQTAKRSQAPLPSQVNDDMLILDKTVAEQITHLKHSRGLPDEFTAEHACSGRTCTYSQIGDFFLCEKTGRVHVCDDTCREIVLDPSSELLVCTISGRCFDRWLSPSEEELDPGEQPGDANAAVDEAEPFMGSGRFARAYLLGYNCDDEKELEAALAIC is encoded by the exons ATGGTGGAGTTTGAAGAAATTTTGAgttcagaagaggaggaaggggAAAAAGGAAGAGAAGATAGCGTTTCCTGTTGTGGAGATGACGCTGACGACGAAGATGACATGCTCGCGCAGTTTCTGGAGTCCGAGGTTCTCGCCGTAGACTCTGACCAG GAAGATATGATCTCAATGCCTTCTAAAAGGCACCGTGTGGAGGAAAACATCGAAAACAGCCCAGGAATGACACTACAGAAATGTTTTCATTCTGCCAGTGATGGGAAGCAAATGCACAGTGAAAGTGGAATCATCACAAAGCTAAGGCCAACTTTGCAAAGTCGAGTAGAAGGGTGTGGAAATAGTCAGGGTCCAAGAACTCAAGCAAACATAGAAAGTGGTGTTTTCAGCAAGATACCCACAGAGCTATTTCAAAAGATTCTTAAATTTTTATCTTCAGAG GACCTTGTTACCTGTGCATTAGTTTGTCGCTTTTTGAACTCTGCGTCATCAGATGAATCTCTATGGCGTCGACT ATATTGTATGCGCTGGGGATTGCCTTCACCAGCAAAATTGCAAGGAAAGCCACGGGCACGTGCATGGAAGCGACTATATATTGAG CGTGATGAAGAagatatgattgaatttgttcGAAATACGCCTGTTGAGTTTCGGGAGTATTACATTCAAATGCAGACTGCCAAGCGAAGCCAAGCTCCTCTTCCTTCACAG GTGAATGATGATATGCTTATTCTTGATAAAACAGTGGCTGAACAAATAACTCATTTGAAACATAGTCGAGGTTTGCCTGATGAATTTACAGCAGAACATGCTTGCTCAGGAAGGACGTGCACCTACTCTCAAATTGGTGATTTCTTTTTATGTGAAAAAACTGGACGAGTGCATG TATGTGATGATACATGCCGAGAAATCGTTTTAGATCCATCAAGTGAACTTCTGGTTTGTACAATCTCTGGGCGCTGTTTTGATAGATGGCTCTCACCATCAGAAGAAGAATTGGATCCA GGAGAGCAACCGGGGGATGCTAATGCAGCAGTGGATGAAGCAGAGCCTTTTATGGGGTCGGGTCGTTTTG CACGGGCATATTTACTGGGATACAATTGTGACGATGAAAAGGAACTTGAAGCAGCGTTGGCTATATGTTGA
- the LOC131051039 gene encoding F-box protein SKIP31 isoform X1, producing MVEFEEILSSEEEEGEKGREDSVSCCGDDADDEDDMLAQFLESEVLAVDSDQEDMISMPSKRHRVEENIENSPGMTLQKCFHSASDGKQMHSESGIITKLRPTLQSRVEGCGNSQGPRTQANIESGVFSKIPTELFQKILKFLSSEDLVTCALVCRFLNSASSDESLWRRLYCMRWGLPSPAKLQGKPRARAWKRLYIERDEEDMIEFVRNTPVEFREYYIQMQTAKRSQAPLPSQVNDDMLILDKTVAEQITHLKHSRGLPDEFTAEHACSGRTCTYSQIGDFFLCEKTGRVHVCDDTCREIVLDPSSELLVCTISGRCFDRWLSPSEEELDPVWTGEQPGDANAAVDEAEPFMGSGRFARAYLLGYNCDDEKELEAALAIC from the exons ATGGTGGAGTTTGAAGAAATTTTGAgttcagaagaggaggaaggggAAAAAGGAAGAGAAGATAGCGTTTCCTGTTGTGGAGATGACGCTGACGACGAAGATGACATGCTCGCGCAGTTTCTGGAGTCCGAGGTTCTCGCCGTAGACTCTGACCAG GAAGATATGATCTCAATGCCTTCTAAAAGGCACCGTGTGGAGGAAAACATCGAAAACAGCCCAGGAATGACACTACAGAAATGTTTTCATTCTGCCAGTGATGGGAAGCAAATGCACAGTGAAAGTGGAATCATCACAAAGCTAAGGCCAACTTTGCAAAGTCGAGTAGAAGGGTGTGGAAATAGTCAGGGTCCAAGAACTCAAGCAAACATAGAAAGTGGTGTTTTCAGCAAGATACCCACAGAGCTATTTCAAAAGATTCTTAAATTTTTATCTTCAGAG GACCTTGTTACCTGTGCATTAGTTTGTCGCTTTTTGAACTCTGCGTCATCAGATGAATCTCTATGGCGTCGACT ATATTGTATGCGCTGGGGATTGCCTTCACCAGCAAAATTGCAAGGAAAGCCACGGGCACGTGCATGGAAGCGACTATATATTGAG CGTGATGAAGAagatatgattgaatttgttcGAAATACGCCTGTTGAGTTTCGGGAGTATTACATTCAAATGCAGACTGCCAAGCGAAGCCAAGCTCCTCTTCCTTCACAG GTGAATGATGATATGCTTATTCTTGATAAAACAGTGGCTGAACAAATAACTCATTTGAAACATAGTCGAGGTTTGCCTGATGAATTTACAGCAGAACATGCTTGCTCAGGAAGGACGTGCACCTACTCTCAAATTGGTGATTTCTTTTTATGTGAAAAAACTGGACGAGTGCATG TATGTGATGATACATGCCGAGAAATCGTTTTAGATCCATCAAGTGAACTTCTGGTTTGTACAATCTCTGGGCGCTGTTTTGATAGATGGCTCTCACCATCAGAAGAAGAATTGGATCCAGTATGGACT GGAGAGCAACCGGGGGATGCTAATGCAGCAGTGGATGAAGCAGAGCCTTTTATGGGGTCGGGTCGTTTTG CACGGGCATATTTACTGGGATACAATTGTGACGATGAAAAGGAACTTGAAGCAGCGTTGGCTATATGTTGA
- the LOC131051039 gene encoding F-box protein SKIP31 isoform X3, translating into MISMPSKRHRVEENIENSPGMTLQKCFHSASDGKQMHSESGIITKLRPTLQSRVEGCGNSQGPRTQANIESGVFSKIPTELFQKILKFLSSEDLVTCALVCRFLNSASSDESLWRRLYCMRWGLPSPAKLQGKPRARAWKRLYIERDEEDMIEFVRNTPVEFREYYIQMQTAKRSQAPLPSQVNDDMLILDKTVAEQITHLKHSRGLPDEFTAEHACSGRTCTYSQIGDFFLCEKTGRVHVCDDTCREIVLDPSSELLVCTISGRCFDRWLSPSEEELDPVWTGEQPGDANAAVDEAEPFMGSGRFARAYLLGYNCDDEKELEAALAIC; encoded by the exons ATGATCTCAATGCCTTCTAAAAGGCACCGTGTGGAGGAAAACATCGAAAACAGCCCAGGAATGACACTACAGAAATGTTTTCATTCTGCCAGTGATGGGAAGCAAATGCACAGTGAAAGTGGAATCATCACAAAGCTAAGGCCAACTTTGCAAAGTCGAGTAGAAGGGTGTGGAAATAGTCAGGGTCCAAGAACTCAAGCAAACATAGAAAGTGGTGTTTTCAGCAAGATACCCACAGAGCTATTTCAAAAGATTCTTAAATTTTTATCTTCAGAG GACCTTGTTACCTGTGCATTAGTTTGTCGCTTTTTGAACTCTGCGTCATCAGATGAATCTCTATGGCGTCGACT ATATTGTATGCGCTGGGGATTGCCTTCACCAGCAAAATTGCAAGGAAAGCCACGGGCACGTGCATGGAAGCGACTATATATTGAG CGTGATGAAGAagatatgattgaatttgttcGAAATACGCCTGTTGAGTTTCGGGAGTATTACATTCAAATGCAGACTGCCAAGCGAAGCCAAGCTCCTCTTCCTTCACAG GTGAATGATGATATGCTTATTCTTGATAAAACAGTGGCTGAACAAATAACTCATTTGAAACATAGTCGAGGTTTGCCTGATGAATTTACAGCAGAACATGCTTGCTCAGGAAGGACGTGCACCTACTCTCAAATTGGTGATTTCTTTTTATGTGAAAAAACTGGACGAGTGCATG TATGTGATGATACATGCCGAGAAATCGTTTTAGATCCATCAAGTGAACTTCTGGTTTGTACAATCTCTGGGCGCTGTTTTGATAGATGGCTCTCACCATCAGAAGAAGAATTGGATCCAGTATGGACT GGAGAGCAACCGGGGGATGCTAATGCAGCAGTGGATGAAGCAGAGCCTTTTATGGGGTCGGGTCGTTTTG CACGGGCATATTTACTGGGATACAATTGTGACGATGAAAAGGAACTTGAAGCAGCGTTGGCTATATGTTGA